The Candidatus Thermoplasmatota archaeon DNA window GATTCGATCGACACGGACATGATCACGCCCGGCAAGTACCTGGCCATCCTCGACCCCAAGGGGCTCGCCGAGCACGTGCTCGAGGGCGCGGACCCCGAGTTCCCGAAGAAGGTGAAACCGGGCGACATCCTCGTGGCGGGCGAGAACTTCGGATGCGGGTCCTCGCGCGAGCACGCGCCCGTGGCCATCAAG harbors:
- a CDS encoding 3-isopropylmalate dehydratase, whose product is METRFSGRAWTFGDSIDTDMITPGKYLAILDPKGLAEHVLEGADPEFPKKVKPGDILVAGENFGCGSSREHAPVAIK